One stretch of Tepidibacter hydrothermalis DNA includes these proteins:
- a CDS encoding UvrD-helicase domain-containing protein translates to MNFNEIYKQIVIDRKPTPIQKSVIEDMKFPKYLKAGAGSGKTEVLARKIINILKEDDEVDLQKFAIITFTNKATDEMKERIGKFLYYHFLKHYYVRKDPELIRDENFMRKQVELYNMIDISTIHGFCEKIIRDYGMLDNISPNFEIASIKNDQNKIIIEVMNKYYNNDVLSNIPEYVLKNLLEIFLADNENKGFIIDEFIKKNTDINTINNDYWNNFKKIFFEIYDEVYGKIEKIKLEKNILTSNDLVKRAAKLIENSYVINKLSDKYKYIFLDEFQDTNNNQFEIIDNLMKKGVKVFLVGDDKQSIYAFRGSDIENSRKMASVVEKLNHDEQITMTENFRTDYELLKIINEIFEHKFNAQNEELEFDTENLTKIEKLQGNDLSDDPFNIIHDRELVDVIKHLHDNVKIKDKKNTLLRNVQYGDIAVLCRSNFDLDNYAQLLKEKDIPVEVFGGKGFYKSKEIIDTFKLFNSVINQAKVYQTELKFTDYYKSIVTSKDEINFYLFIDELSLVFRKESIEGILDFIYAKSNIIEYYRFHQKYQSIANLHKLKDIAREIASEDFLQPIEFMEFLNNMIMSGKEEDEAEVANEDKSKGVVSLYSIHKSKGLEFPVVIIPKMEKNLVRKSLEPKIIFKEIKEKDDKKYGIAFKDNRLRDINIKDEDYEELLEDNTKEMLEEEIRIFYVATTRAEHKLILLTEDSSEVDKKNTVSWGKWIREIDNGNFERKYLYSFSI, encoded by the coding sequence ATGAACTTTAATGAAATATATAAGCAAATAGTGATAGATAGAAAACCAACTCCTATTCAAAAATCTGTCATAGAGGATATGAAATTTCCAAAATATTTGAAAGCTGGAGCAGGCTCAGGAAAAACAGAAGTGTTAGCTAGAAAGATAATAAATATATTAAAAGAAGATGATGAAGTAGATCTTCAGAAATTTGCTATAATAACTTTTACAAATAAAGCAACAGATGAGATGAAAGAAAGGATAGGAAAGTTTTTATATTACCATTTTTTAAAACATTATTATGTTAGAAAAGACCCTGAATTAATTAGAGATGAAAATTTTATGAGAAAACAAGTAGAACTATATAATATGATTGATATTTCAACTATTCATGGATTTTGTGAAAAAATAATTAGAGACTATGGAATGCTTGATAATATTTCACCAAATTTTGAAATAGCATCTATAAAAAATGATCAAAATAAAATCATTATAGAAGTTATGAATAAATACTATAATAACGATGTTTTATCAAATATTCCAGAGTATGTATTGAAAAATTTACTAGAGATTTTCTTAGCAGATAACGAAAATAAAGGATTTATTATAGACGAGTTTATTAAAAAAAATACTGATATTAACACAATAAATAATGATTATTGGAACAATTTTAAAAAGATTTTCTTTGAAATCTATGATGAAGTTTATGGTAAAATTGAAAAAATTAAATTAGAAAAAAATATATTAACTTCAAATGATTTAGTAAAACGAGCAGCAAAACTAATTGAAAATTCTTATGTTATTAATAAACTTTCTGATAAGTACAAATATATATTTTTAGATGAGTTTCAAGATACGAACAATAACCAATTTGAAATTATTGATAATCTTATGAAAAAAGGTGTAAAGGTATTTTTAGTAGGGGATGATAAACAATCTATTTATGCGTTTAGAGGTTCTGATATTGAAAATTCACGAAAAATGGCAAGTGTAGTAGAAAAACTAAATCATGATGAACAAATAACAATGACTGAAAATTTTAGAACTGATTATGAATTATTAAAAATAATTAATGAAATATTTGAACACAAATTTAATGCTCAAAATGAAGAGTTAGAGTTTGACACAGAGAACTTAACAAAAATAGAAAAATTACAGGGGAATGACTTATCTGATGATCCATTTAACATTATTCATGATAGAGAATTAGTTGATGTGATTAAGCATTTACATGATAATGTTAAGATAAAAGATAAAAAAAATACGTTACTTAGGAATGTTCAATATGGAGATATAGCTGTTCTTTGTAGAAGTAACTTTGATTTAGATAATTATGCACAATTGTTAAAAGAAAAGGATATACCTGTAGAGGTATTTGGGGGGAAAGGATTTTACAAGTCTAAAGAAATTATTGATACATTTAAACTATTTAATAGTGTAATTAATCAAGCTAAAGTCTATCAAACTGAATTGAAATTTACTGACTATTATAAATCAATAGTAACATCAAAAGACGAAATTAATTTTTATTTGTTCATAGACGAATTGTCACTTGTATTTAGAAAGGAATCTATTGAAGGAATACTTGATTTTATATATGCAAAGTCTAATATAATTGAATATTATAGATTTCATCAGAAATATCAATCAATAGCAAATTTACATAAATTGAAAGATATCGCAAGAGAAATAGCTTCGGAAGATTTTCTTCAGCCAATTGAATTTATGGAATTTCTTAATAATATGATAATGTCAGGAAAAGAAGAAGATGAAGCAGAAGTTGCAAATGAAGATAAATCTAAAGGGGTTGTTTCGTTATATTCAATACATAAATCAAAAGGGCTTGAATTTCCTGTAGTAATTATTCCTAAGATGGAAAAAAATCTTGTAAGAAAAAGCTTGGAACCTAAAATTATTTTTAAAGAAATCAAAGAAAAAGATGATAAAAAATATGGAATTGCTTTTAAGGATAATAGGTTGAGGGATATTAATATAAAGGATGAAGATTATGAAGAACTATTAGAAGATAATACAAAAGAAATGCTAGAAGAAGAAATAAGAATTTTTTATGTAGCTACAACCAGAGCTGAACATAAGCTAATACTATTAACAGAAGATTCAAGTGAGGTTGATAAAAAAAATACTGTATCTTGGGGGAAATGGATACGTGAAATTGATAATGGAAATTTTGAAAGGAAGTATTTATACAGTTTTTCAATATAA
- a CDS encoding potassium channel family protein — protein MSKIKWEDIDKETLDKILMQYKEKIENSKDYKENERLINALISLNPLPENIEQIKEVLCNIKNIKRYENIKIEKINEEKIYEIIENEFYFYEYLENGIENIKNNIDCNIIIDKDKNIMVLNCIFLDKVYMNKFIELILKYFNERFEDEFSNIIFKNCIFRENIGIDNSYKMNHAICIYESKILKNVEFSQVKFENFIKFSEVECYGSVNLYNSIFHKCVSFSLTQIRSILGASNTIFNSTLKFIHCEFKSGFRISDSEIHDDCFFLHSQFYYNVYFTNTEFLKYACFTKTYFEEKVCFKDTRICNGEFEKAQFTSNVDFTNSIMKNVDFSNAVFKEVVLYNGAEFYENIIFKKIHFKSEVWFENISLYIGSLLDFSYAKFRDISAINFDQAFGKILFYKTIFSTKCYLDYETIQEKKYEVFKHPTTYKYSKWSCFYASEIYKENGKIIPHLAMYHLYKNYENEEFYDKIKTLKCDKCNKKKICITGKKECNLNIKNKLLYNINKLIGATTKHFTCPVTIIKTIGKTLLIFWLIYLIFPNYLHQGDYNLGNCNFFVYIFKSIYNYSIPKIYLSKLWDTLYFTIITFTTIGYGDISPIGWLRIVAGIEGFLGVFLTSSFLVALSKRYLG, from the coding sequence TTGAGTAAAATTAAATGGGAGGATATAGATAAAGAAACACTTGATAAAATATTAATGCAGTATAAAGAGAAAATTGAGAATAGTAAAGATTATAAAGAAAACGAGAGATTAATAAATGCATTAATATCTTTAAATCCACTTCCTGAGAATATAGAGCAAATTAAAGAAGTATTATGTAATATAAAAAATATAAAAAGATATGAAAACATAAAAATTGAAAAAATAAACGAAGAAAAAATATATGAAATTATAGAAAATGAATTTTATTTTTATGAATATTTAGAAAACGGTATCGAAAATATAAAGAATAACATTGATTGTAATATAATCATAGACAAAGATAAAAATATAATGGTACTTAACTGTATATTTTTAGATAAAGTGTATATGAATAAATTTATTGAACTGATTTTAAAATATTTTAATGAGAGATTTGAAGATGAATTTTCAAATATTATATTTAAAAATTGTATATTCAGAGAAAATATAGGTATTGACAATAGTTATAAAATGAACCATGCTATTTGTATTTATGAGTCAAAAATTTTAAAAAATGTTGAATTTTCTCAAGTTAAGTTTGAAAATTTTATAAAATTCAGTGAAGTTGAATGTTATGGATCTGTGAATCTTTACAATTCAATATTTCATAAGTGCGTTAGTTTTTCATTAACACAGATAAGATCTATTTTAGGTGCATCAAATACTATATTCAACAGTACTCTTAAATTTATTCATTGTGAATTTAAAAGTGGTTTTAGAATAAGTGATTCTGAAATTCATGATGATTGTTTTTTTCTACACTCACAATTTTATTATAATGTATATTTTACAAATACAGAATTTCTGAAATATGCATGTTTTACTAAAACGTATTTTGAAGAAAAAGTATGTTTTAAAGACACTCGAATATGTAATGGAGAATTTGAAAAAGCTCAATTTACATCAAATGTAGATTTTACAAATTCAATTATGAAAAATGTAGATTTTAGTAATGCTGTGTTTAAAGAAGTTGTACTTTATAATGGTGCCGAATTTTATGAGAATATAATATTCAAAAAAATACATTTTAAATCAGAAGTATGGTTTGAAAATATATCATTATACATAGGTAGTCTATTAGATTTTTCATATGCTAAATTTAGGGATATATCTGCAATAAATTTTGATCAAGCTTTTGGTAAAATACTTTTTTACAAAACTATTTTTTCAACTAAATGTTATTTAGATTATGAAACAATTCAAGAAAAAAAATATGAAGTATTCAAGCATCCAACGACCTATAAATATAGTAAGTGGTCTTGTTTTTATGCAAGTGAGATATATAAAGAAAATGGGAAGATTATACCTCATTTAGCAATGTACCACCTTTATAAAAACTACGAAAATGAAGAATTTTATGACAAGATAAAAACACTTAAATGTGATAAATGTAATAAGAAAAAAATATGTATAACAGGAAAAAAAGAATGTAATTTAAATATTAAAAATAAGTTATTATATAACATAAATAAATTAATAGGAGCAACAACAAAACATTTTACTTGTCCCGTAACGATAATTAAGACTATAGGAAAAACTTTATTAATATTTTGGCTTATATACTTAATATTTCCAAATTATTTACATCAAGGAGACTATAATCTTGGAAATTGTAATTTCTTTGTTTATATATTTAAAAGTATTTATAATTATAGCATACCTAAAATTTATCTATCTAAACTATGGGACACATTGTATTTTACAATAATAACATTTACAACTATTGGATATGGAGATATTTCACCTATCGGATGGTTAAGAATAGTTGCAGGAATTGAAGGCTTTTTAGGAGTATTTTTAACTTCATCATTTCTGGTTGCACTATCAAAGAGATATTTAGGATAA
- a CDS encoding recombinase family protein, which translates to MKYKISNIAIYLRKSRGDEDVDVLKKHRKRLIEYSDQNGWKYDIFEEVASGERISNRPEIQKLLILVEKGMYDGVLVVDYDRLSRGNNREFGEIIDVFQYSSTLIITQDRIYDVNNNNDLTLLGIQGVLSNAELRRITDRLLKGKKDGVRDGKLTNGKPPYPYEYQKQITLTEDGKERVIGKVVVNKEKADVYKEIKKMYLSGRYGTEAIAVHLNNKGIISPGGSVWHNNAVKRLLVHQFHMGKIIYGKNEWKRDRDNKRKITRKRDESEWVIGEGDYENLKTQEEHKRILQLLEKNNKIPRKSRMGCFPTSGVMYCKKCGRRMAYSVGRREVKSGKIYNYTKCSYKTPLGEKCSQKGIKMDEDFYECLYQSIVNYININELEIINENKEIINERKKLLVYKQEKLKELQKSLFRIMEAYELGVYSIEEFQERKKEKDKQIKQIKNEVVFLSNESEKTKKYTKDELKEKIQEFKDRWKETCNSKEQNMLLKTIVKKIIYDRNGDSVSLEVEYL; encoded by the coding sequence ATGAAATATAAAATCAGTAATATAGCTATATATCTTAGAAAATCTAGAGGCGATGAAGATGTAGATGTTCTTAAAAAACATAGAAAAAGATTAATAGAATATTCCGATCAAAATGGATGGAAATATGATATTTTTGAAGAAGTTGCAAGTGGAGAACGTATAAGTAATAGACCAGAAATTCAAAAGTTACTTATACTTGTAGAGAAAGGCATGTATGATGGTGTTTTAGTTGTAGATTATGACAGACTGAGTAGAGGTAATAATAGAGAATTTGGTGAAATTATTGATGTTTTTCAGTATTCTAGCACTCTTATAATAACACAAGATAGAATTTATGACGTAAATAATAACAATGATTTAACCTTGTTAGGTATTCAGGGGGTATTGTCAAATGCAGAGCTTAGGCGAATTACAGATAGGCTACTAAAAGGAAAAAAAGATGGAGTAAGAGATGGTAAACTTACTAATGGAAAACCACCATATCCATACGAATATCAAAAACAAATTACATTAACAGAAGATGGAAAAGAAAGAGTTATAGGAAAGGTAGTAGTAAATAAAGAAAAAGCTGACGTGTATAAAGAAATAAAAAAAATGTATTTATCAGGCAGGTATGGAACGGAAGCCATAGCTGTTCACCTGAATAATAAAGGGATAATTTCTCCCGGCGGAAGTGTATGGCATAATAATGCAGTTAAGAGACTTTTAGTTCACCAGTTTCATATGGGCAAAATAATTTATGGGAAAAATGAATGGAAAAGAGATAGGGATAACAAAAGAAAAATAACTAGAAAAAGAGATGAGAGTGAGTGGGTAATTGGAGAAGGCGATTATGAAAATTTAAAAACACAAGAAGAACATAAAAGAATATTACAATTATTAGAAAAAAATAATAAAATTCCTAGAAAAAGTAGAATGGGTTGCTTTCCTACATCTGGGGTTATGTATTGTAAAAAATGTGGAAGAAGAATGGCATATTCAGTTGGAAGAAGAGAAGTAAAGAGTGGAAAAATATATAACTATACCAAATGTAGTTATAAAACACCTCTAGGAGAAAAATGTTCTCAAAAAGGTATAAAGATGGATGAAGATTTTTATGAATGTTTATATCAATCTATAGTTAATTATATTAATATAAACGAATTAGAAATAATTAATGAAAATAAAGAGATTATTAACGAAAGAAAAAAGTTATTAGTATATAAACAAGAAAAATTAAAAGAACTCCAAAAATCTTTATTTAGGATTATGGAAGCCTATGAATTGGGGGTATATTCTATAGAAGAATTTCAAGAGCGAAAAAAAGAAAAAGATAAACAAATAAAACAAATAAAAAATGAAGTAGTTTTTTTATCAAATGAGAGTGAAAAAACTAAAAAATATACAAAAGATGAACTGAAAGAAAAAATACAAGAGTTTAAGGACCGATGGAAAGAAACTTGCAATTCTAAAGAACAAAATATGCTACTTAAAACAATCGTCAAAAAAATTATATATGATAGAAATGGAGATAGTGTAAGTCTAGAAGTTGAATATTTGTAA
- a CDS encoding phospholipase D-like domain-containing protein, with protein sequence MNRNLNQKSKITAFIIEDDDIYMINKVIYDLLHKKEEKITLVVPSEFKKIIIKLFKDREFPIELYEVKDEEEIFYSEVSPYYEVIYFNLIQDKAKFMNWIEDKNATIISNSEYGLDESFIKKQYFGTGNYEAINPNKNMIEYMKKWRGKRRIYNKQITEWIIDTIRIAKTEIHMGCPWLNETFDRFKNELENALKRGVKIRIYYGIGEKDDRREKTEEQILKLKMAFIGKGDFSVKKVNSHIKDCLIDYWYMNGSNNFGSNAMNYEEAPKEGALVLTVDELEFNDIIEEFNREGQ encoded by the coding sequence ATGAATAGAAACTTGAATCAAAAAAGTAAAATTACAGCTTTTATAATAGAGGATGATGATATATATATGATAAATAAAGTGATATATGATTTATTACACAAAAAAGAAGAAAAAATTACTCTAGTTGTACCTAGTGAGTTTAAGAAGATTATAATTAAACTCTTTAAAGATAGAGAATTTCCAATTGAACTATATGAAGTAAAAGATGAAGAAGAAATCTTTTATAGTGAAGTCTCTCCATATTATGAAGTAATTTATTTTAATCTTATTCAAGATAAGGCAAAGTTTATGAATTGGATAGAAGATAAGAACGCCACTATTATAAGTAATAGCGAATATGGGTTAGATGAAAGCTTTATTAAAAAACAATACTTTGGAACAGGAAATTACGAAGCGATTAATCCAAATAAAAACATGATTGAATATATGAAAAAATGGAGGGGCAAAAGACGAATATATAATAAACAGATAACGGAATGGATTATAGATACTATAAGAATTGCTAAAACAGAAATACACATGGGATGTCCATGGTTGAATGAAACATTTGATAGGTTCAAAAATGAATTAGAAAATGCACTAAAAAGAGGAGTAAAGATAAGGATATATTATGGTATAGGAGAAAAAGATGATAGAAGGGAAAAAACTGAAGAACAAATACTAAAACTTAAGATGGCATTTATAGGAAAAGGAGATTTTAGTGTAAAAAAGGTGAATTCACATATTAAAGATTGTTTAATTGATTATTGGTATATGAATGGAAGCAATAATTTTGGGAGTAATGCAATGAATTATGAAGAAGCTCCAAAGGAGGGAGCTCTGGTACTAACAGTTGATGAACTAGAATTTAATGACATAATAGAAGAGTTTAACAGAGAGGGGCAATAA
- a CDS encoding UvrD-helicase domain-containing protein yields MIQLLPSTFSEFKKLSTIRLIEKLISEGREAHIITSGEQYEFIEKQIEERQLRSLIKVYKSEQNVPDKTCNGALNENQYKFINKWVKDFNTEQYQALQYAKIENIQINASAGTGKTTLVIRIIYELLITGKVKPEEMIITTFTNNSTEDIKNRLYELFYKRWQVSHNAKCRELIENFYKIKIVTLDSYNKELLGKLGGQFGCSKNLKVANEKIILKNIITKKLREYLDLNKITFTKLGMGEVDLIKLINIFISHNKFNVRDISNFILYESNDDERVKAVCKLLYNVSTNVICEIDNIYIRKDKIILKDVEYKLNEIFNYGFTTKEKIGRIKYIFVDECQDTNLLQFNILKKLKDSTNAKIIAVGDPNQAIYGFRGANPESMEMFEKIADQKIELKKNYRTQKNILDKIDEIFSTLIGKEFVNPVVTKDSGGVIEKITYDRYDSFKDIVRKVKENLPDIEKARRDNEGKENLKDRISILVRTNSKGREIADRLKEEISCTFNNGGNLYRSKAARELLILIRYLLMPDNLLYKLQVLNTSYLNWDYGKFNCKELEKLDTAYVDNLLLDFNNYLKTIQNRTPFGKICEIIATQNPSKGIESYQQDLNLILDRFIKNSKVSSLVDLDIFLTFKMIHDREEQDSHQKKAEDLVVVNTMHSAKGLEFHTVIMLADDNYRIDEERKELINIFFQKYTGKVGIKYKEKIRNKFFTDILEIEQEKIRRDEINLLYVGMTRSIEKLVVITNNNTKKYTYGELLKKGGF; encoded by the coding sequence ATGATTCAGTTGTTACCATCTACTTTTAGTGAATTTAAAAAGTTAAGTACTATAAGACTTATTGAAAAATTAATATCTGAGGGAAGAGAAGCACATATAATAACGAGTGGAGAACAATATGAATTTATAGAAAAGCAGATTGAAGAGAGGCAGCTTAGAAGTTTGATAAAAGTATATAAATCAGAACAGAATGTTCCAGATAAAACATGTAATGGAGCATTAAATGAAAACCAATATAAATTTATAAATAAATGGGTAAAGGATTTTAACACAGAACAGTATCAAGCTTTACAGTATGCAAAAATAGAAAATATACAGATAAATGCTTCGGCTGGAACTGGTAAAACAACTCTTGTAATTAGAATAATATATGAGCTCTTAATAACAGGTAAAGTAAAACCAGAAGAAATGATAATAACTACTTTTACGAATAATTCAACAGAGGATATTAAGAATAGACTATATGAGTTATTTTACAAAAGGTGGCAAGTTTCTCATAATGCTAAATGTAGAGAACTAATAGAAAATTTTTATAAAATAAAAATTGTAACTTTAGATTCTTACAATAAAGAGCTTCTAGGAAAATTAGGTGGTCAATTTGGATGCTCTAAAAATTTAAAGGTAGCAAATGAAAAAATAATACTTAAAAATATTATAACAAAGAAATTGAGAGAGTATCTTGATTTAAATAAAATTACATTTACGAAATTAGGAATGGGTGAAGTAGACCTTATTAAATTAATAAATATATTCATTTCTCATAATAAGTTTAATGTTAGAGATATATCCAATTTTATACTTTATGAAAGTAATGATGATGAAAGAGTTAAAGCGGTATGTAAACTTTTATATAATGTCTCAACTAATGTAATATGTGAAATAGACAACATATATATAAGAAAAGATAAAATTATCTTAAAGGATGTAGAGTATAAGCTTAATGAAATCTTTAACTATGGGTTTACTACGAAAGAAAAGATAGGAAGGATAAAATATATATTTGTAGATGAATGTCAAGATACTAACCTTTTACAATTTAATATTCTGAAGAAACTAAAGGATAGTACAAATGCAAAAATTATTGCTGTTGGAGATCCAAATCAAGCCATTTATGGATTTAGAGGTGCTAATCCAGAATCAATGGAAATGTTTGAGAAAATTGCAGATCAAAAAATAGAATTAAAGAAAAATTACAGAACACAGAAAAATATTTTAGATAAAATAGATGAAATCTTTAGTACACTTATTGGAAAAGAGTTTGTTAATCCTGTTGTAACAAAAGATAGTGGTGGTGTAATAGAAAAAATAACATACGATAGATATGATAGTTTTAAAGATATAGTCAGAAAAGTAAAGGAAAATTTACCTGATATTGAAAAGGCAAGACGAGATAATGAAGGAAAAGAAAATTTGAAAGATAGGATATCCATTTTGGTGAGAACAAATTCTAAAGGTAGAGAAATAGCAGATAGATTAAAAGAAGAAATATCGTGTACCTTTAATAATGGAGGAAATCTATACAGAAGTAAAGCTGCAAGGGAGCTATTAATACTTATAAGATACTTGCTTATGCCAGATAATTTACTATATAAACTTCAAGTTTTAAATACAAGTTATCTAAACTGGGATTATGGAAAATTTAATTGTAAAGAGTTAGAAAAATTAGATACTGCTTATGTGGATAATCTTTTGTTAGATTTTAATAATTATTTAAAAACTATACAAAATAGAACTCCTTTCGGAAAAATTTGCGAAATAATTGCAACACAAAATCCATCTAAAGGTATAGAATCATACCAGCAAGATCTAAATCTAATTTTAGATAGATTCATTAAAAATAGTAAAGTATCTAGTCTAGTGGATTTGGATATATTCTTAACTTTTAAGATGATACATGATCGTGAAGAACAGGATAGTCATCAAAAAAAAGCAGAAGATTTAGTAGTTGTTAATACTATGCATAGTGCTAAAGGATTAGAATTTCACACAGTTATTATGTTAGCAGACGACAATTATAGAATAGATGAAGAGAGAAAAGAGTTAATAAATATATTTTTTCAAAAATATACAGGTAAAGTAGGTATTAAATATAAAGAAAAGATTAGGAATAAATTTTTTACAGATATATTAGAAATAGAACAAGAAAAAATTAGAAGAGATGAAATAAATTTATTATATGTAGGAATGACTCGTAGTATAGAAAAATTAGTTGTAATTACTAACAATAATACTAAGAAATATACTTATGGTGAATTGTTGAAGAAAGGTGGATTTTAA
- a CDS encoding ion channel — protein sequence MFAFVYIILNVFIYMMNELNSSTGETINYCFSSNLKDYIPTLEKLIDFGDCLYFSIMTFTTIGYGHFEDNGLVGRILIILKYFSV from the coding sequence GTGTTTGCTTTTGTATATATAATATTAAACGTATTCATATATATGATGAATGAACTTAATTCAAGTACTGGTGAAACTATTAATTATTGTTTTTCTTCTAATCTCAAAGATTATATACCTACATTGGAAAAATTAATTGATTTTGGTGATTGTCTATACTTTAGTATAATGACATTTACTACAATTGGCTATGGTCATTTTGAAGATAATGGTTTGGTTGGTAGAATATTAATAATTTTAAAATATTTTTCAGTGTGA
- a CDS encoding DUF3800 domain-containing protein, giving the protein MRIKFFCDESGNTGNNFLDEKDPFFVLGGWLDKCNNSSNIEFIDDIACILESAHEIKSTKLIKSSRGRRKIKSVIECMVRYDYLPFFSIVHKKFAIAARVVDVLLDPEYNNMVSRKITYNEDALPVKKYAEIIYKLSDYVLSNFAEAYRYLDYNLMCQSIELISKELKEINEIDLSNKVFNSKILISDNLNDEIGLEKNQAPNIFSLYTLFQILDNYGTRERLSIDFIHDNQKEYRDNMNNISNLFFNDRNDKIRYAFKQRKIFFNSIKSLSFEDSKNNTLIQCADITVGTVNYILKKLIFNKSLDNIDRELLTTLKPYIISWGNPQLTHFMIAEETFQKWMNYF; this is encoded by the coding sequence ATGAGAATTAAATTTTTCTGTGATGAATCCGGTAATACAGGAAACAATTTTTTAGATGAGAAAGACCCTTTTTTTGTGTTGGGAGGATGGCTAGATAAATGCAATAATAGTTCTAATATAGAATTTATTGATGACATAGCTTGCATTTTAGAGAGTGCACATGAAATAAAATCAACTAAATTAATAAAATCTTCAAGGGGAAGAAGAAAAATAAAATCTGTAATTGAGTGTATGGTTAGGTATGATTATTTACCCTTTTTCTCAATAGTTCATAAAAAATTTGCTATTGCTGCAAGAGTGGTTGATGTACTGTTAGACCCTGAGTACAACAATATGGTATCTAGAAAAATAACATATAATGAAGATGCGTTACCTGTTAAAAAATATGCAGAAATAATATATAAATTAAGTGATTATGTATTAAGTAATTTTGCAGAAGCATATAGATATTTGGATTATAATTTAATGTGCCAATCTATAGAATTGATATCTAAAGAATTAAAAGAAATAAATGAAATTGATTTATCAAATAAGGTTTTCAATTCTAAGATTCTTATTAGTGATAATTTAAACGATGAAATAGGATTGGAAAAAAATCAAGCTCCTAATATATTTTCTTTATACACACTTTTTCAAATATTAGATAACTATGGGACTAGAGAGCGTTTAAGTATAGACTTTATACATGACAATCAAAAAGAGTATCGCGATAATATGAACAATATATCAAATCTTTTCTTCAATGATCGTAATGACAAAATAAGATATGCATTTAAACAACGTAAGATATTCTTTAATTCTATAAAATCTTTATCATTTGAAGATTCTAAAAATAATACGCTTATACAATGTGCGGATATTACTGTTGGAACAGTAAATTATATACTTAAGAAATTAATTTTCAACAAAAGTTTAGATAATATTGACAGAGAACTATTGACAACTTTAAAACCTTACATTATATCATGGGGCAATCCACAACTAACCCATTTTATGATTGCTGAAGAAACATTTCAGAAATGGATGAACTATTTCTAA